A genome region from Deltaproteobacteria bacterium includes the following:
- a CDS encoding type II toxin-antitoxin system RelE/ParE family toxin, translating into MRYSFHPEARAEFKEATIYYFEKSPSLGAAFYSEVESAIEKIVENPELYRVIDEDVRRCLTKRFPYAVLYTIEDNYILILAVMHCSREPSYWKHRLP; encoded by the coding sequence ATGAGATACTCATTCCATCCAGAAGCACGAGCTGAATTCAAGGAAGCGACGATTTACTATTTTGAAAAAAGCCCCTCATTGGGAGCGGCGTTTTATTCCGAGGTAGAAAGCGCGATCGAAAAGATAGTCGAGAACCCGGAGTTATATCGCGTGATTGATGAAGATGTACGACGTTGCTTGACCAAGCGTTTCCCATACGCTGTTCTTTATACCATAGAAGACAATTATATTTTAATACTGGCCGTTATGCATTGTAGCCGGGAACCCTCCTACTGGAAACATAGGCTCCCGTAG